The following coding sequences lie in one Metopolophium dirhodum isolate CAU chromosome 5, ASM1992520v1, whole genome shotgun sequence genomic window:
- the LOC132945656 gene encoding uncharacterized protein LOC132945656, with product MDNKRKRTSDDDGDHVQKKSKQPIVTEGINGTSSSEMTDYEIMSLMMPNGLPANRTENPEQNPRVHRVCTGQSVQGEFSGNRTEIMVWDSNDAAIVHNSDNETAPTTTVNIISSDDEMNDGDTTCFENPMGSIESTSISQQQQQFFTHPVFYNHNLNVIDLTSEDDVIYSDYSIENYEDIDENLLELQQHQIITHPVFYNHNLDIIDFTSENDVINSHYAIENDENIDENLLELQQHQIFTHPIFYNHNLDVIDFTSENYVINSHYANENDEDIDENLLELQQQQIFTHPVFDNHNLDVIDFTSENDVINSHYAIENDEDIDENLLELQQHQIFAHPVIDNRNMVVIELSSEDDIDIFINSYHSIENDETRLETCFENPMDLQQQIFGHPVLYNQYDSLDVIELSSEDDIYINFVINSNNSIENDEEMINETQLETIPEESVNSIPLRISIDEQQQLTLLDSNNLNVIDLTSEDDDINSHYSVQNYQDIDETRLETIPEESVNSIPLRISIDEQQQLTLLDSNNLNVIDLTSEDDDDTNL from the exons ATGGACAATAAACGCAAAAGGACTTCTGACGACGACGGGGACCACGTCCAAAAGAAGTCTAAACAACCTATTGTTACAG AAGGTATAAATGGTACATCATCGTCTGAGATGACTGATTATGAAATAATGTCGTTGATGATGCCAAATGGTTTGCCCGCGAATCGTACAGAAAATCCGGAACAAAACCCGAGGGTTCATCGTGTATGCACCGGTCAATCCGTGCAAGGCGAA TTCAGCGGTAATCGAACCGAAATCATGGTGTGGGATAGTAATGATGCCGCCATTGTACATAATTCGGACAATGAGACGGCACCAACAACAACTGTCAACATTATTTCGTCCGATGATGAAATGAACGACGGAGACACG ACATGCTTCGAAAATCCAATGGGCTCAATAGAAAGTACTTCGATTagccagcagcagcagcaattTTTCACACATCCCGTATTCTATAACCATAATTTGAATGTAATAGATTTAACATCCGAAGATGATGTTATATATTCAGATTATTCTATTGAAAATTATGAAGATATTGATGAAAACCTTTTAGAG CTGCAGCAGCACCAAATTATCACACATCCCGTATTCTATAACCATAATTTGGATATAATAGATTTTACATCCGAAAATGATGTTATAAATTCGCATTATGCTATTGAAAATGACgaaaatattgatgaaaatctTTTAGAG CTGCAGCAGCACCAAATTTTTACACATCCCATATTCTATAACCATAATTTGGATGTAATAGATTTTACATCcgaaaattatgttataaattcgCATTATGCTAATGAAAATGACGAAGATATTGATGAAAATCTTTTAGAG ctgcagcagcagcaaaTTTTCACACATCCCGTATTCGATAATCATAATTTGGATGTAATAGATTTTACATCCGAAAATGATGTTATAAATTCGCATTATGCTATTGAAAATGACGAAGATATTGATGAAAATCTTTTAGAG CTGCAGCAACACCAAATTTTCGCACATCCCGTGATTGATAACCGTAACATGGTCGTAATAGAATTATCATCAGAAGatgatattgatatttttataaattcgtaTCATTCAATTGAAAATGATGAAACCCGTTTAGAa ACATGCTTCGAAAATCCAATGGACTTGCAGCAGCAAATTTTCGGACATCCCGTTCTCTATAACCAATACGATAGCTTGGATGTAATAGAATTATCATCAGaagatgatatttatattaattttgttataaattcgAATAATTCAATTGAGAATGACGAAGAGATGATTAATGAAACCCAATTAGAG aCGATCCCTGAAGAATCAGTTAACTCGATACCACTAAGGATTTCGATTGATGAACAGCAACAGCTCACATTGCTCGATAGCAATAATTTGAACGTAATAGATTTAACATCAGAAGATGATGATATAAATTCGCATTATTCAGTTCAAAATTACCAAGATATTGATGAAACCCGTTTAGAG aCGATCCCTGAAGAATCAGTTAACTCGATACCACTAAGGATTTCGATTGATGAACAGCAACAGCTCACATTGCTCGATAGCAATAATTTGAACGTAATAGATTTAACGTCAGAAGATGATGACGATACAAATTTGTAA
- the LOC132945367 gene encoding ectonucleoside triphosphate diphosphohydrolase 5-like isoform X2 translates to MERHTKKTKKIVEEDDTYTNDKTKPEVNQTKYLLYSIFAIGFVVIYSYYTIYKSDFGDKVVKKQPLSEPVYAVIIDAGSTGSRVLALAFKKTPSGSLELEDELFVQVKPGLSNFADDPKKGAESIDQLLAKAKNFVPERYWKSTPLAMRATAGLRLLPTEKADGLLNEVVQLFEHNPFYTNENSVAIMDGIDEGLFSWFTVNFLLDRLNGKLTNSVAALDLGGGSIQITFIPTNSKQIIKELPEFITEYSIMNEKVNLYSHSYLGLGLMAARKSVFTVDGDLLNVTSPCVQEAAKGTPYKFAQNTYHVTGAPSKKGLAVDYLLCKSIIEAVIKTVYTDKPKDLLNQKIVAFSYFYDRAQDAGLVSEEGGDVTIKSFYEAAERECSQTSYNELRPFKCLDLTYISVLLEQGFGLPVETSVSLLNTIDGHEISWALGAAYHILQNGL, encoded by the exons ATGGAAAGACACACTAAGAAAACTAAAAAG ATTGTTGAAGAAGATGATACTTATACAAATGATAAAACAAAACCTGAAGTAaatcaaactaaatatttactgtatagtatatttgCTATAGGTTTCGTGGTAATATACT cATATTACACTATATATAAATCAGATTTTGGAGACAAAGTTGTTAAAAAGCAACCATTATCAGAACCTGTATATGCTGTAATTATCGATGCAGGAAGTACTGGTTCAAGAGTTTTAgcattagcttttaaaaaaacacCGA gtggCTCTTTAGAGCTAGAAGATGAATTATTTGTACAAGTTAAACCAGGCTTGTCTAATTTTGCCGATGACCCGAAAAAa GGTGCTGAATCAATTGATCAGTTATTAGCCAAAGCTAAAAATTTTGTGCCAGAACGGTATTGGAAAAGTACACCACTTGCAATGAGAGCAACAGCAGGTTTAAGATTATTACCAACAGAAAAAGCAGACGGTCTTCTCAACgaa GTAGTACAATTATTTGAACACAATCCGTTTTATACAAATGAAAATTCAGTAGCCATAATGGATGGTATTGACGAGGGTCTCTTTTCATGGTTTACAGTTAATTTTCTACTCG accGTTTGAATGGTAAATTGACAAATTCAGTAGCTGCTCTTGATTTAGGCGGTGGATCTATACAGATCACATTTATCCCTACTAATagtaaacaaatcataaaagaaTTACCAGAATTTATTACAGAGTATTCGATAATGAATGAAAAAGTAAACTTGTATAgccatag ttatttagggTTGGGATTGATGGCTGCTCGAAAGAGTGTGTTTACTGTTGATGGTGACTTGTTGAATGTTACTAGTCCATGTGTTCAAGAAGCTGCCAAAGGGACACCTTACAAATTTGCTCAAAATACCTACCATGTAAC TGGGGCCCCATCAAAAAAAGGTCTAGCTGTTGATTACTTGCTATGTAAGAGTATCATTGAAGCTGTGATTAAAACCGTGTACACTGACAAACCCAAAGATTTGCTCAACCAGAAAATAGTAGCATTTTCGTACTTTTATGATAGAGCTCAAGATGCTGGTCTCGTCA gcGAAGAAGGAGGAGACGTTACCATAAAATCGTTTTATGAAGCAGCAGAGAGAG AATGTTCTCAAACAAGTTATAATGAGCTACGTCCATTTAAATGCCTTgatttaacatatatttctgTATTATTGGAACAAGGTTTTGGTTTACCCGTCGAAACTTCAGTCTCT TTATTGAATACAATTGACGGACATGAAATAAGTTGGGCGCTTGGAGCAGCTTaccatattttacaaaatggaCTTTAA